The following are encoded together in the Vidua macroura isolate BioBank_ID:100142 chromosome 6, ASM2450914v1, whole genome shotgun sequence genome:
- the RIOX1 gene encoding ribosomal oxygenase 1 → MAAMAAEQRELGRLSALAVYRRVAGAGRMERRRRGAPLPAGRKRAKARLRRGRAGGGGSEPEAPPPAASRVELPVEAPVEAPADPRPEATAAGPDTKPRGGPKAMPGGPRPAGEDGGGVSGLLRQLARLEDSRQRAAELFRWLLAPVAPAEFLGRHWERAPLLVRRGDPGYYAGLFSTADFDAALREGEVHFGTHLDVTSYAEGVRETHNPSGRALPAVVWDFYQNGCSLRLLCPQAFSPTVWHFLSILQEQFGSMAGANTYLTPPGTQGFAPHYDDIEAFVLQLEGKKHWRVYRPRTDAEVLPQFSSANLTQPELGEPVLETVLEAGDLLYFPRGFIHQGDCLPDAHSLHITVSSYQRNSWGDFLEKLLPAALQMALEEDVEYRRGLPMDYLRYMGVSNSDTVDARRTAFVEKVQSLIKKLVDYAPIDAAVDQRAKSFLHDCLPPVLTESEKAQSIYGFPARWQDGGPCSVDILITKDTEVRLLCHGIVRLCNEEAGVMLYYTTENSRVYHKEEPKFLELDPEYTDSIEFLLSSYPNHVSVANLPCETLEEKISLATLLFEKGILTTKKPLAKV, encoded by the coding sequence ATGGCGGCCATGGCAGCGGAGCAGCGTGAGCTGGGGCGTCTCTCCGCGCTCGCCGTGTACCGCCGGGTAGCGGGGGCCGGACGGATGGAGCGGCGCCGCCGCGGGGCCCCGCTGCCCGCGGGTCGCAAGCGGGCCAAGGCCCGCCTGAGGCGCGGCCGGGCTGGAGGCGGCGGCTCGGAGCCGGAGGCGCCGCCGCCAGCCGCGAGCCGCGTGGAGCTCCCCGTGGAGGCCCCCGTGGAGGCCCCCGCGGATCCTCGGCCCGAGGCGACGGCCGCCGGGCCTGACACGAAACCGCGGGGCGGCCCCAAGGCGATGCCGGGCGGTCCGCGGCCGGCGGGGGAGGACGGCGGCGGTGTGTCGGGGCTGCTGCGGCAGCTGGCGCGGCTGGAGGACAGCCGGCAGCGGGCGGCCGAGCTCTTCCGCTGGCTGCTGGCCCCGGTGGCGCCGGCGGAGTTCTTGGGGCGGCACTGGGAGCGGGCGCCGCTGCTGGTGCGGCGGGGTGACCCCGGCTACTACGCGGGGCTCTTCTCCACGGCCGACTTCGACGCCGCCCTGCGAGAAGGAGAGGTTCACTTCGGCACCCACCTGGATGTGACCAGCTATGCCGAGGGAGTGCGGGAGACGCACAACCCCTCCGGCAGAGCCCTGCCCGCTGTCGTGTGGGACTTCTACCAGAACGGCTGCTCCCTGCGCCTCCTGTGCCCGCAGGCCTTCTCCCCCACCGTCTGGCACTTCCTCTCCATCCTGCAGGAGCAGTTCGGCAGCATGGCAGGGGCGAACACATACCTCACGCCCCCGGGTACGCAGGGCTTTGCCCCCCACTATGATGACATCGAGGCCTtcgtgctgcagctggaggggaaGAAGCACTGGCGTGTCTACAGGCCCCGAACAGATGCTGAGGTGCTGCCCCAGTTCTCCAGCGCAAACCTCACGCAGCCTGAACTCGGTGAGCCTGTGCTGGAGACTGTGCTGGAAGCCGGGGACCTGCTGTACTTCCCCCGTGGCTTTATCCACCAGGGTGATTGTCTCCCTGATGCACATTCACTCCACATCACTGTGTCTTCCTACCAGAGGAATTCCTGGGGGGACTTTCTGGAGAAGCtcctcccagctgccctgcagatGGCCCTGGAGGAAGACGTGGAGTACCGACGGGGGCTTCCCATGGACTACCTGCGGTATATGGGGGTTTCTAACTCAGACACAGTCGATGCTCGGCGAACAGCCTTTGTGGAGAAGGTGCAGAGCCTGATAAAGAAACTTGTTGACTATGCACCCATCGATGCTGCCGTGGATCAGAGAGCCAAGTCGTTTCTTCATGACTGTCTTCCTCCAGTGCTTACTGAAAGTGAAAAGGCGCAGAGTATCTATGGCTTCCCGGCCCGGTGGCAAGATGGAGGCCCCTGCAGTGTTGATATTCTGATAACAAAAGACACCGAAGTACGCCTGCTCTGTCATGGCATCGTTAGACTGTGTAATGAAGAAGCAGGTGTGATGCTGTACTACACTACAGAAAACTCAAGAGTGTATCATAAGGAAGAACCCAAGTTCCTTGAGCTAGATCCTGAATATACAGACAGTATTGAATTTCTCCTGTCTTCCTATCCAAATCATGTAAGTGTGGCTAATCTTCCATGTGAAACCTTGGAGGAAAAGATTTCTCTAGCTACACTTCTGTTTGAGAAAGGTATTCTGACTACAAAGAAACCTCTGGCAAAAGTCTAA